A stretch of the Bdellovibrio sp. 22V genome encodes the following:
- a CDS encoding methyl-accepting chemotaxis protein, giving the protein MKFNTKVMASIALACVICTTAAVFVSSSRISGQGEQQLIEKSKAILTRLEAVRSYIASQGGLDASIEKAIHEHPDGNLPKESKLTILKQVPIFAAMKVGAEGAKAEGYTFRIFSDEPRNPENRATAKELEILKKFEADPSLQELSESTDTDTIVYRPVRLSENQGCMSCHGDPAQSPWKNGKDILGYPMENWKDGKLHGGFAVVSSKANIQAAATNATWYIIGWSAGLSIVAMFLSFMFLKTPMRALSGIAEKLQETGTSVAAASVEITKSSQDLSNAATTAAASIEQTTSATEEMSSMIKLNAGHTSEAKNLAELAQTKARTGKDEVEKLILSMDEIAKSSKKIEEIITVIDDIAFQTNLLALNAAVEAARAGEQGKGFAVVAEAVRALAQRSATSAKEISDLIRDSVEKIENGHEVVQASGVMLNEIVLQIEKLTNLNIEISTASSEQAQGVNSINMSINELDRVTQNNASAAGECASAAETLSERSQQMHNMVQELISIVEGARRQHETPPPAAEVPKTMKKAPLASSPARKEQQHEDLLPLNKVS; this is encoded by the coding sequence ATGAAGTTTAACACGAAAGTTATGGCAAGCATTGCCCTCGCCTGCGTTATTTGTACGACGGCGGCTGTTTTCGTTTCTTCGTCCCGCATTTCGGGCCAAGGGGAACAACAGCTTATTGAAAAATCGAAGGCCATCTTGACACGTCTTGAAGCGGTTCGCTCTTACATCGCCTCTCAAGGCGGACTGGATGCGAGTATTGAAAAAGCTATTCACGAGCATCCAGATGGAAATCTTCCAAAAGAATCTAAACTGACGATTCTTAAACAAGTTCCGATCTTTGCAGCGATGAAAGTGGGAGCAGAAGGCGCGAAAGCAGAAGGTTATACTTTCCGTATTTTTTCCGACGAACCTCGCAATCCCGAGAATCGTGCAACAGCAAAAGAATTGGAGATTCTTAAGAAGTTTGAAGCCGATCCGAGTCTTCAAGAGCTTTCTGAATCCACAGACACGGATACTATCGTTTACCGCCCTGTTCGCCTCAGTGAGAATCAAGGCTGCATGAGTTGTCATGGTGATCCGGCGCAGTCGCCTTGGAAGAACGGCAAAGATATTTTGGGTTATCCGATGGAAAACTGGAAGGACGGAAAACTTCACGGTGGATTCGCCGTTGTCTCCAGCAAAGCCAACATCCAAGCGGCGGCGACAAATGCCACATGGTACATTATTGGCTGGTCGGCAGGTTTGTCGATTGTGGCGATGTTCCTCTCTTTTATGTTCTTGAAAACGCCCATGCGTGCTTTGTCCGGTATTGCTGAAAAACTTCAGGAAACGGGAACAAGCGTTGCGGCCGCAAGTGTCGAGATCACGAAATCATCACAAGATCTAAGCAATGCTGCGACGACAGCTGCCGCTTCTATCGAACAAACCACTTCTGCGACAGAGGAAATGTCGAGCATGATTAAACTTAATGCGGGCCATACTAGCGAAGCCAAAAATCTGGCGGAGCTTGCGCAAACGAAAGCTCGCACAGGTAAAGATGAAGTTGAAAAACTTATTCTTTCTATGGATGAAATCGCGAAGAGTTCGAAGAAGATCGAAGAGATCATCACAGTTATCGATGACATCGCTTTCCAAACAAACCTTCTTGCCTTGAATGCCGCGGTCGAAGCGGCCCGCGCCGGAGAGCAAGGGAAAGGTTTCGCGGTTGTTGCCGAAGCAGTCCGTGCCCTTGCCCAAAGAAGTGCGACGTCTGCCAAAGAAATTTCCGATCTTATCCGTGATAGCGTTGAAAAGATCGAGAACGGCCACGAAGTCGTTCAAGCCAGCGGCGTGATGCTTAACGAAATCGTTTTGCAGATCGAAAAACTGACGAATTTGAATATCGAGATCTCTACGGCGAGTTCGGAGCAAGCTCAGGGCGTAAATTCGATTAACATGTCGATCAATGAGTTGGACCGTGTTACACAAAACAATGCTTCCGCTGCCGGTGAATGTGCGTCTGCCGCGGAAACTTTATCGGAAAGATCGCAGCAAATGCACAATATGGTGCAAGAGTTGATCTCCATCGTTGAAGGCGCCCGCCGTCAGCACGAGACTCCGCCACCTGCTGCCGAAGTGCCAAAGACGATGAAGAAGGCTCCACTTGCTTCCTCCCCTGCGCGCAAAGAACAACAACATGAAGATCTTCTTCCGCTGAACAAAGTTTCTTAG
- the ftsA gene encoding cell division protein FtsA produces MSTTKPKAPVLAGLDIGSSKVSFVIGTVNPDGKIEVAGVGTAPNTGIRQGVVVNIEATTESIKKAKEEAELMSGYSISEVWVGVLGTHISSFDSKGMVAIKNREVTASEIDRVIEAAKAVAVPADRTVLHVLPREFKVDGQDGITDPIGMSGIRLEANVHIVTGSQSAINNTVKCVEKAGLKVAGLVLGQLASATAVISNDEKNLGVSVVDMGGGACNALYFVNGSVAHSSTIPVGGQHFTHDVAVGLRTPQVAAEELKKKHGTAMASLVNENETIEVEGVGGRKARVIPRKDLADVIEARAEETLNLIANDIRMSGLMPMLGSGIVLTGGASQLDGLIEMGEFIFDIPVRRGTPREIGGLTDVVKSGEFSAAVGLLLYALAQKKELLNSNQQEVNIGESLDGITKKIKDFFGQIF; encoded by the coding sequence ATGAGTACAACAAAACCGAAAGCACCGGTATTGGCTGGTTTGGACATTGGTTCTTCCAAAGTCTCTTTTGTTATCGGCACAGTCAATCCCGACGGAAAAATCGAAGTTGCAGGCGTAGGCACGGCTCCTAATACAGGCATTCGCCAAGGCGTTGTCGTTAATATCGAAGCGACAACAGAATCCATTAAAAAAGCAAAAGAAGAAGCAGAGTTGATGTCTGGATATTCCATCTCCGAAGTGTGGGTGGGAGTTCTTGGAACGCATATCTCTTCTTTCGATTCTAAAGGCATGGTTGCGATCAAGAATCGTGAAGTCACAGCTTCAGAAATCGACCGCGTGATTGAAGCGGCGAAAGCGGTGGCGGTCCCTGCGGATCGTACCGTTTTGCACGTTCTTCCGCGTGAATTCAAAGTCGATGGCCAAGATGGAATCACAGATCCTATCGGTATGTCAGGCATCCGCTTGGAGGCCAACGTGCACATCGTGACGGGCAGCCAAAGCGCGATCAACAACACGGTAAAATGTGTTGAAAAAGCCGGTCTTAAAGTTGCGGGCCTGGTGTTAGGCCAATTGGCTTCTGCAACAGCAGTTATTTCTAATGACGAGAAAAACTTGGGCGTGAGTGTTGTCGACATGGGCGGCGGCGCTTGTAACGCTTTGTACTTCGTCAACGGAAGTGTGGCGCATTCTTCAACTATTCCTGTTGGCGGCCAACACTTCACTCATGACGTCGCTGTGGGATTGAGAACTCCACAAGTTGCGGCTGAGGAGTTGAAAAAGAAGCATGGAACTGCCATGGCTTCTCTTGTGAATGAAAATGAAACCATTGAAGTGGAAGGCGTGGGCGGAAGAAAAGCTCGCGTGATTCCGCGCAAAGATCTTGCGGATGTTATTGAGGCACGTGCAGAGGAAACTTTGAACTTGATCGCTAACGATATTCGCATGAGCGGTTTGATGCCGATGTTGGGATCAGGAATTGTTCTTACAGGCGGCGCAAGTCAGCTCGATGGATTGATTGAGATGGGCGAGTTTATTTTTGATATTCCCGTACGCAGAGGAACTCCTCGCGAGATCGGTGGATTGACGGATGTAGTGAAGTCTGGAGAATTCTCTGCAGCCGTTGGACTTTTGTTGTACGCGTTGGCGCAGAAGAAAGAGCTGCTCAATTCGAATCAACAAGAAGTCAACATTGGTGAGTCCTTGGATGGAATCACGAAGAAGATCAAAGATTTTTTTGGACAGATTTTTTAA
- the murG gene encoding undecaprenyldiphospho-muramoylpentapeptide beta-N-acetylglucosaminyltransferase, with translation MSKKTIVIAGGGTGGHIYPGIAIARAIQKLDPSIEVHFVGTSRGLESKIVPREGFPLHLIESGQLNVKSPLEKLKTLFKIPYGLWQSIRLLGQLKPLYVIGVGGYASGPFVLAASFIGFNTAIWEPNAMPGMANRILSRFVDKCFVVFSESKKFLKNDQIIQAGMPIREEIENAVRQTERDEKFHLLAFGGSQGSRVINYCLSDAILSGGEWVKGLSVVHQLGAYDFATVSAKYQNAPCEVQPHEFIYDMPKYYQWADIIVSRGGASSIAEAAAFGIIPIIIPLPAADNHQQKNAESLVKKNAGRMILQQDLTPERLITEVQSLRKDKALHEEMVRNIKSFYIPQAATTIAKEILQ, from the coding sequence ATGAGTAAGAAAACCATTGTGATCGCAGGGGGAGGAACCGGCGGTCACATTTACCCGGGAATCGCGATTGCCCGGGCCATTCAAAAACTAGATCCCAGCATCGAAGTTCATTTCGTTGGGACATCAAGAGGTTTGGAATCGAAGATTGTTCCTCGCGAGGGATTTCCTCTGCATTTGATCGAGTCCGGCCAGTTGAACGTTAAAAGCCCCCTGGAAAAACTAAAAACGCTTTTCAAAATTCCTTACGGCTTATGGCAGTCGATTCGCCTTTTGGGTCAACTGAAACCCTTGTATGTTATCGGCGTCGGTGGTTATGCTTCCGGTCCCTTCGTGTTGGCTGCCAGCTTTATTGGATTTAACACAGCGATTTGGGAGCCGAATGCGATGCCGGGAATGGCGAACCGCATTTTGTCCCGCTTTGTCGATAAGTGTTTTGTCGTTTTTTCTGAATCAAAAAAGTTTTTAAAAAACGATCAAATCATCCAAGCGGGAATGCCGATCCGCGAAGAGATCGAAAATGCTGTCCGTCAGACTGAAAGAGACGAAAAGTTCCACCTTTTGGCTTTCGGTGGCAGTCAGGGATCGCGCGTGATCAACTATTGTTTGAGCGACGCGATTTTGTCAGGCGGTGAATGGGTCAAAGGTCTCTCTGTAGTTCATCAGCTTGGCGCGTACGATTTCGCGACGGTTTCTGCGAAATACCAAAATGCTCCTTGTGAAGTTCAGCCTCACGAGTTTATCTACGACATGCCCAAATATTATCAATGGGCTGATATTATCGTGAGTCGAGGAGGAGCGAGCTCCATTGCCGAAGCTGCGGCTTTTGGCATTATTCCTATCATTATTCCGCTGCCTGCCGCTGACAATCATCAGCAAAAGAATGCGGAAAGTCTTGTCAAAAAAAATGCCGGTCGAATGATTTTACAGCAAGATTTGACTCCAGAGCGGCTCATTACCGAAGTCCAATCTTTGCGCAAGGATAAAGCTTTGCACGAAGAGATGGTTCGGAATATAAAGAGCTTCTATATCCCTCAAGCGGCGACGACGATCGCGAAGGAAATCTTGCAATGA
- a CDS encoding methyl-accepting chemotaxis protein has product MKLGSKIILNVALSGIICTIAAVAISSSHIHKQGREQLTDKSRAILSRLESIRSYIATQGGLHSDFAQAVAQNPDGNLPEEERQHLLRKVPIFASISVGFENAEKDGYKFRVFAREPRREGNAPTAHEKEILQKFEADENLHEIVEGDDTAVIVYRPVRLSEKQGCLLCHGDPAQSPWKNGKDILGYPMENWKDGKLHGVFAVTSSTDRVAAAATETTYSILMWALLISVIVLLVSFFFVRRPLQALMTGIQKLTSAGNQVSTTGGEILVASQNLSNAAVKAAASIEETSASTEEVSSMVKMNTKNAEQARDLAHQAQEKARVGEAEVRKLTSSMNDITASSKKIEEIITVIDDIAFQTNLLALNASVEAARAGEHGKGFAVVADAVRSLAQRSANSAKEISSLINESVEKIEQGHKVVQSSETSLQEIVTAIVQLSTLNVEISTASGEQELGVTQINKALNDMDKITQANAAAAEECAAASEELHRQSTLVGEAVVQLHEIIIGSPSKSA; this is encoded by the coding sequence ATGAAACTTGGCAGTAAAATTATTCTTAACGTTGCTCTCTCCGGCATTATCTGCACGATCGCCGCCGTGGCGATTTCTTCTTCGCATATTCACAAACAAGGCCGAGAACAACTGACGGACAAATCCCGCGCTATTCTTTCGCGCTTGGAATCGATTCGTTCTTACATCGCCACTCAAGGCGGTCTGCACAGTGATTTTGCTCAAGCCGTTGCACAAAATCCCGACGGAAATCTTCCCGAAGAAGAACGCCAGCATCTTCTGCGCAAGGTTCCCATTTTCGCTTCAATCAGTGTCGGTTTTGAAAACGCCGAAAAGGACGGTTATAAGTTTCGGGTCTTTGCCCGCGAGCCACGCCGCGAAGGCAATGCCCCCACGGCACACGAAAAAGAAATTCTGCAAAAATTCGAAGCAGATGAAAATCTGCACGAAATCGTCGAAGGAGATGATACCGCTGTCATCGTTTACCGTCCCGTTCGTCTTTCTGAAAAACAAGGCTGCTTGTTGTGTCATGGCGATCCCGCGCAAAGCCCCTGGAAAAACGGAAAAGATATATTGGGATATCCCATGGAAAACTGGAAAGATGGAAAGCTTCATGGCGTCTTTGCCGTCACCTCTTCCACCGATCGTGTTGCCGCGGCAGCAACTGAAACGACCTATTCAATCTTAATGTGGGCGCTTCTGATTTCAGTCATTGTGCTTCTTGTTTCATTCTTCTTTGTGCGCCGTCCATTGCAGGCTTTGATGACGGGAATTCAGAAGCTGACCAGCGCAGGCAATCAAGTTTCAACAACGGGCGGAGAAATTCTTGTTGCCAGCCAGAACCTGAGCAATGCCGCGGTGAAAGCCGCCGCCTCCATCGAAGAAACCTCGGCCTCGACCGAAGAGGTTTCCAGCATGGTGAAAATGAATACAAAGAACGCTGAACAAGCGCGCGATCTTGCACACCAAGCGCAAGAAAAAGCGCGTGTCGGCGAAGCCGAAGTTCGCAAACTCACGTCTTCGATGAACGATATCACGGCGAGTTCTAAAAAAATTGAAGAGATCATCACCGTGATCGACGACATCGCTTTTCAGACAAATCTTTTGGCATTGAATGCTTCTGTCGAGGCGGCTCGCGCCGGAGAGCACGGAAAAGGCTTTGCCGTTGTCGCCGATGCCGTTCGCAGTCTTGCCCAACGAAGCGCAAACTCCGCTAAAGAAATTTCTTCTTTGATCAACGAGAGTGTTGAAAAAATTGAACAAGGCCACAAAGTCGTGCAGTCGAGTGAAACTTCTTTGCAGGAAATCGTCACCGCAATTGTGCAACTTTCCACTCTGAATGTTGAAATCTCAACGGCGAGCGGCGAGCAAGAACTTGGAGTTACGCAAATTAACAAAGCCTTGAACGATATGGATAAGATCACTCAAGCCAATGCCGCTGCTGCGGAAGAATGTGCGGCAGCTTCTGAAGAACTGCATCGTCAATCCACTCTCGTTGGAGAAGCTGTCGTTCAGTTGCACGAGATTATTATTGGGAGCCCTTCGAAATCCGCTTAA
- the murC gene encoding UDP-N-acetylmuramate--L-alanine ligase: MKLQYAKFHFVGIGGIGMCGLAELLHNIGAKVTGSDLADNANTERLKEMGVKIFKGHAASNVGEADVVVYSSAIQYGNPEISEARARQIPLIPRAEALAEIMRLKRGVAVAGTHGKTTTTSMTSAIFLEANLSPTIMVGGRFELIKSTALLGTGDWLVAEADESDGSFHKLSPEIAIITNVDSDHLDHFKTFENLQKNFYDFALKVPFYGKVIACGDDPVIRQIFENFPKRILFYGFDEKNDLVLSGEQGKYSLYRSDRLLGTKHLVGEFSLKVPGRHNALNAVAAICAGVAAGIPFATCAKGLQRFEGVDRRFHFKGEKRGIKVYDDYGHHPTEVRAVLQAFREKYPNQRLVVFFQPHRFTRTQHCWHDFTTAFKEADEVLLTDIYPAGEAPIPGVSSMQLAQEMKHERAQYFTRDDKSAQRILGLLKEGDVFVTLGAGDGWKLGLDVLNAL, from the coding sequence ATGAAACTACAATACGCCAAATTTCATTTTGTAGGTATCGGTGGAATCGGTATGTGTGGTCTTGCGGAACTGCTCCACAATATCGGTGCTAAAGTCACAGGCAGCGACCTCGCAGACAATGCGAATACAGAGCGCCTGAAAGAAATGGGAGTCAAAATCTTCAAAGGCCACGCGGCTTCCAACGTTGGTGAAGCCGATGTGGTGGTTTACTCCAGCGCTATTCAATACGGTAATCCCGAAATCTCAGAAGCGCGCGCTAGACAGATTCCTCTGATTCCCCGCGCGGAAGCATTGGCTGAGATCATGCGTTTAAAGCGCGGAGTGGCCGTTGCCGGAACGCACGGAAAAACGACAACAACATCCATGACCTCGGCGATCTTTCTCGAAGCAAACCTGAGTCCCACGATCATGGTGGGCGGACGCTTTGAGTTGATCAAATCCACAGCTCTTCTGGGAACAGGAGACTGGTTGGTGGCGGAAGCCGATGAGTCTGACGGAAGTTTCCATAAGCTTTCGCCCGAGATTGCAATTATCACAAACGTCGATTCCGACCACTTGGATCATTTTAAAACATTCGAGAATTTGCAAAAAAATTTCTACGACTTTGCTTTGAAAGTTCCATTCTACGGAAAAGTGATCGCGTGTGGTGACGATCCGGTGATTCGTCAAATTTTCGAAAATTTCCCGAAACGAATTCTTTTCTATGGTTTCGATGAAAAGAACGATCTTGTTCTTAGCGGCGAGCAAGGCAAATATTCTTTGTATCGCAGCGACCGTTTGCTAGGAACGAAACACCTTGTCGGCGAATTCAGTTTGAAAGTGCCGGGACGTCACAACGCCTTGAATGCGGTGGCGGCGATTTGTGCGGGCGTGGCAGCGGGCATTCCGTTTGCGACGTGCGCGAAAGGTTTGCAGCGTTTCGAAGGTGTCGACAGACGTTTCCACTTCAAAGGTGAAAAACGCGGCATCAAAGTTTACGACGATTACGGGCATCATCCGACGGAAGTACGCGCTGTTTTGCAAGCCTTCCGTGAAAAATACCCGAATCAGCGTTTGGTCGTCTTCTTCCAACCGCACCGTTTCACTCGCACACAACATTGCTGGCATGACTTCACAACCGCTTTCAAAGAGGCGGACGAAGTTCTTCTGACGGATATTTATCCTGCAGGCGAGGCTCCGATCCCAGGGGTCAGCAGCATGCAGCTCGCGCAAGAGATGAAACACGAAAGAGCTCAGTACTTCACTCGCGACGACAAATCGGCGCAAAGAATTTTGGGTCTTCTTAAAGAAGGCGATGTCTTCGTGACTTTGGGTGCGGGCGATGGCTGGAAGCTCGGCCTTGACGTGCTGAACGCTCTCTAA
- the ftsW gene encoding putative lipid II flippase FtsW, which translates to MLRYLSSSLFLAIITLLGIGLVQVYSSSFIFAIESYGDGLFFFKRQLVFALIAFAVLIGTIHIPFKYIEKYGWALWFVATIGVLATYVPGLGVRVGGALRWIQLPFGIRFEPGELLKIAFSVWFASLLVRRENFLAKVKWHWLVLAMIAPLGLLLKQPDFGTFAIILMVGVTLLFAFGLQWKYIFAALAVMLPAFYFLVMSVPYRRARVLAFLDPWSDPAQKGFQVIQSMLSFHSGGLTGAGLGQGQGKLFFLPEAHTDFTMAVLGEEMGFIGFVLILALYGFVVFRGIQIAVKTEETFKRSLALGLSVTFALSVFINAGVVMGLLPTKGLTLPFLSYGGSSLVSLCFMFGLILNIENSLEEDKFSRRFGSRWTTSKVKNS; encoded by the coding sequence ATGTTGAGATATTTGTCCAGCAGCTTGTTTCTTGCGATTATCACGCTTCTTGGTATCGGACTTGTTCAGGTTTATTCTTCCAGTTTCATTTTTGCGATTGAATCTTATGGTGATGGGCTTTTCTTTTTTAAGCGCCAATTAGTTTTCGCCTTGATTGCATTCGCAGTTCTGATCGGAACGATTCACATCCCTTTTAAATACATCGAAAAATACGGCTGGGCTTTGTGGTTTGTCGCTACGATCGGCGTTCTCGCAACTTACGTTCCGGGATTGGGTGTTCGTGTCGGTGGAGCTCTTCGTTGGATTCAGCTTCCTTTCGGTATTCGTTTCGAGCCGGGGGAGTTGCTGAAGATCGCTTTCAGTGTGTGGTTTGCAAGCTTGCTTGTCCGTCGCGAAAATTTCTTGGCGAAAGTGAAATGGCATTGGCTGGTGCTGGCGATGATTGCTCCTCTTGGTCTTTTGTTAAAACAGCCTGACTTCGGAACATTTGCGATTATCCTCATGGTGGGCGTGACGTTGCTTTTCGCTTTCGGTCTGCAGTGGAAATATATTTTCGCGGCGCTGGCGGTTATGCTCCCGGCGTTTTATTTCCTTGTGATGTCTGTTCCTTACCGTCGTGCGCGCGTTCTTGCGTTCTTGGACCCGTGGTCGGATCCGGCGCAAAAAGGTTTCCAAGTGATTCAGAGTATGCTCAGTTTTCATTCGGGCGGCCTTACGGGAGCGGGCTTGGGACAAGGCCAAGGCAAACTCTTCTTCCTGCCTGAAGCGCATACTGATTTCACGATGGCGGTTCTGGGTGAAGAAATGGGTTTCATCGGCTTCGTTTTGATTCTTGCCCTTTATGGCTTCGTGGTTTTCCGCGGAATTCAAATCGCGGTCAAAACTGAGGAGACCTTTAAAAGATCTTTGGCGTTGGGTTTATCAGTGACTTTTGCTCTGAGTGTCTTTATCAATGCCGGGGTGGTAATGGGCTTGTTGCCAACCAAAGGTTTGACACTTCCATTCCTCAGTTATGGCGGCAGTTCCCTTGTTTCTTTGTGTTTTATGTTCGGTCTGATCCTAAACATTGAAAATTCATTGGAAGAAGATAAATTTTCACGCCGTTTTGGCTCTCGATGGACAACGTCAAAGGTGAAGAATTCATGA
- a CDS encoding cell division protein FtsQ/DivIB has protein sequence MKKLVLQLIFGFVILPLSLAGTLYYLNKNGFFNISKVEVVLENPPRGQEQFLRPLVDNLESSLAKYKGLSLWNIKLKKVSGDVKKLGWVEGLNVKRSWPATLSIRVRPHEVKLLFMAKSGKLVPIIKDGSFLEPIEIKQAPDVALLEGESFVKKTELRKKAVEVIEQIPAEGSFSKKTISEIRYDNKEGFWMTLIKTGIQVKMGEDQVALKAARVSQVVDYLESRQFDARVIDANLSKKVLVRLRKDP, from the coding sequence GTGAAGAAGCTCGTTTTACAACTCATCTTTGGATTCGTTATTCTTCCTTTGTCTTTGGCAGGAACTCTTTATTATCTGAACAAAAACGGATTTTTCAACATCAGCAAAGTCGAAGTTGTTTTGGAAAATCCACCCCGGGGTCAGGAGCAATTTCTTCGCCCACTCGTAGACAACCTCGAATCTTCACTCGCAAAATACAAAGGTCTCTCGCTTTGGAATATCAAACTTAAGAAAGTTTCGGGTGACGTCAAGAAGCTTGGCTGGGTGGAAGGTTTGAACGTGAAGCGCAGTTGGCCGGCGACATTGTCGATTCGTGTACGTCCCCATGAAGTGAAACTTCTTTTCATGGCAAAAAGTGGCAAGCTTGTTCCAATCATCAAAGACGGTTCGTTCTTGGAGCCGATCGAAATCAAGCAAGCTCCCGATGTCGCACTTCTTGAAGGCGAAAGTTTCGTCAAGAAAACGGAGCTCAGAAAAAAAGCAGTGGAAGTGATCGAGCAAATTCCTGCTGAAGGATCGTTCAGTAAAAAAACGATTTCTGAAATTCGCTACGACAACAAAGAAGGTTTTTGGATGACTCTGATCAAAACCGGAATTCAAGTGAAGATGGGTGAAGATCAAGTGGCTCTGAAGGCTGCCCGAGTTTCTCAAGTGGTTGACTATCTCGAATCCCGCCAGTTTGACGCGCGCGTCATAGATGCGAATCTGTCAAAGAAAGTCCTTGTCAGGTTGCGTAAGGATCCCTAA